The following proteins are encoded in a genomic region of Paenibacillus sp. FSL R7-0273:
- a CDS encoding flavin-containing monooxygenase yields MSLEALNERVQTDLSYLAYGGADWVRPLEHPEGHVYDVVIVGGGQSGLGAAFGLLRERISNIVVIDENKEGQEGPWETYARMVTLRTPKHLTSIDLGIPSLTFRAWREAQTGPEGWAAVDKIPRSDWMNYLRWYRSVLSLPVMNEVTLKLIEPAGEGVHRLHITGAGTPSDVLLARKVVLATGIQGGGEWHVPPMIAENLPKHLYAHTSEAIDCTALAGRTIAILGGGASAFDNANYILSDGAAEAHVFVRRDQLPSINPIRQMELSGMIERFHTLADKDKYGVISHFFKYNQPPTNDTFTRAAAWPGFRLHLGSPWLKVEASGDKAVVTTPQGEYTFDFLVVSTGLLSDPGLRPELRLVEPHIARWSDRYQAPAATANPLLDAHPYLSPGFALQSRSKEGEQLLHGLFVFNYSALASNGLSASAISGMRNAIPKLVAGVADQLFTDDREAVLQAFYEYDVAEFTAEWLPAKA; encoded by the coding sequence ATGAGCCTGGAAGCTTTGAACGAACGAGTACAAACCGATCTTTCCTATCTGGCCTACGGCGGCGCGGATTGGGTGCGTCCCCTGGAGCATCCCGAAGGCCATGTATATGATGTTGTCATTGTCGGCGGCGGGCAGAGCGGGCTGGGAGCGGCTTTTGGACTGCTGAGGGAGCGGATCTCCAATATTGTTGTGATCGACGAGAACAAGGAGGGGCAGGAGGGGCCTTGGGAGACTTATGCCCGGATGGTTACGCTGCGGACACCGAAGCACCTGACCTCTATCGATCTGGGAATTCCCTCATTGACCTTCCGCGCCTGGCGGGAAGCACAGACCGGCCCGGAAGGCTGGGCAGCAGTCGATAAAATCCCCCGCAGCGACTGGATGAATTACCTTCGCTGGTACCGCAGCGTGCTCAGCCTGCCGGTTATGAATGAAGTAACGCTTAAGCTGATTGAGCCTGCGGGGGAAGGCGTTCACCGGCTGCATATTACCGGAGCGGGAACGCCCTCCGATGTGCTGCTGGCCCGCAAGGTTGTATTGGCAACAGGTATTCAGGGCGGTGGTGAGTGGCATGTACCGCCGATGATCGCTGAGAACCTTCCAAAGCATCTATATGCACATACTTCGGAGGCCATCGATTGTACTGCACTGGCCGGACGGACAATCGCGATTCTCGGCGGCGGCGCATCCGCCTTTGATAATGCAAATTACATTCTCTCGGATGGTGCTGCAGAGGCTCATGTGTTCGTGCGCCGGGACCAGCTGCCCAGCATCAATCCGATCCGCCAGATGGAGCTGTCGGGGATGATTGAACGGTTCCACACGCTGGCGGATAAAGACAAATACGGGGTAATCTCGCATTTCTTCAAATACAACCAGCCGCCGACGAACGATACCTTTACCCGTGCGGCAGCGTGGCCGGGCTTCCGGCTGCATCTCGGCTCACCTTGGCTGAAGGTGGAGGCGTCCGGGGATAAGGCCGTTGTGACTACACCGCAGGGCGAGTATACCTTTGACTTCCTGGTTGTCAGCACCGGACTGCTCAGCGATCCCGGGCTGCGCCCGGAGCTGCGGCTGGTTGAGCCCCATATCGCGCGCTGGAGCGACCGTTATCAGGCACCGGCAGCTACGGCCAATCCGCTGCTTGATGCACATCCCTATCTCAGCCCGGGCTTTGCCCTGCAGAGCAGGAGTAAGGAGGGCGAGCAGCTGCTGCACGGATTGTTTGTATTCAATTATTCGGCCTTGGCCAGCAACGGGCTGTCAGCCTCGGCCATTTCCGGGATGCGGAACGCGATTCCGAAGCTGGTCGCCGGTGTGGCGGATCAGCTGTTCACGGATGACCGGGAAGCGGTGCTGCAGGCTTTTTACGAATATGATGTGGCTGAGTTTACTGCAGAGTGGCTGCCTGCCAAGGCCTGA
- a CDS encoding UbiD family decarboxylase gives MTYRNLEECINDLEKHGHLIRIREEVDPHLEMAAIHMKVYEAGGPALLFEKVKGSKYRAVSNLFGTIERSKFIFRDTWESSQDVIALRDDPMKALKAPFKYVGTGLAARKALPLKLPGGLPPSFEEIQISDLPQIKHWQGDGGAFVTLPQVYSEDPDKPGIMNSNLGMYRIQLSGNDYEIDKEVGVHYQIHRGIGIHQSHAVKRGEPLKVSCFIGGPPAHTLSAVMPLPEGLSEMTFAGLIGGRHFRYSYVDGFCVSADADFVITGEIHPGDTKPEGPFGDHLGYYSLTHPFPVMKVHKVYAKKGAIFPFTVVGRPPQEDTAFGELIHELTGSAIKNEVPGVKEVHAVDAAGVHPLLFAIGSERYTPYQQLKQPAELLTIANRVLGTGQLSLAKYLFITAVEDRPVSTHDIPDFLTYILERIDLRRDIHFQTNTTIDTLDYSGTGINTGSKVVFAAVGDKKRTLCTEVPEALASLEGFGEAKLVLPGIVALTGPAFTTYDDTEQEMSRLSAVIEAQGALPGCPMIILCDDSRFISEELNNFLWATFTRSNPSHDIHGVNSRITHKHWACDNVIIDARVKPHQAPPLIPDPDVQRNIERVFAQGGSLSGIRK, from the coding sequence ATGACATACCGCAATTTAGAAGAATGCATTAACGATCTTGAAAAGCACGGGCATCTGATCCGGATCCGTGAGGAGGTTGATCCCCACCTGGAGATGGCAGCCATCCATATGAAGGTTTACGAGGCAGGCGGCCCCGCACTGTTATTCGAAAAGGTAAAGGGCTCCAAGTACCGTGCAGTCTCGAACCTGTTCGGCACAATCGAGCGCAGCAAGTTTATTTTCCGGGATACGTGGGAATCTTCCCAGGATGTTATAGCTTTGCGGGATGATCCCATGAAGGCGCTGAAAGCGCCGTTCAAATATGTAGGTACAGGGCTTGCCGCCCGGAAGGCGCTGCCGCTCAAGCTGCCAGGCGGACTGCCGCCTAGCTTCGAGGAGATTCAGATCTCCGATCTGCCGCAGATCAAGCACTGGCAGGGGGACGGCGGCGCTTTTGTAACGCTCCCGCAGGTTTATTCGGAGGACCCGGACAAGCCGGGGATCATGAATTCCAATCTGGGGATGTACCGGATTCAGCTCAGCGGCAACGATTATGAGATTGATAAAGAGGTAGGCGTCCATTACCAGATTCACCGCGGCATCGGCATCCACCAGAGCCATGCGGTCAAGCGGGGCGAGCCGCTCAAGGTCAGCTGCTTCATCGGCGGCCCCCCGGCCCATACGCTCTCTGCGGTTATGCCGCTGCCGGAAGGCCTCAGCGAGATGACCTTTGCCGGTCTGATCGGCGGACGCCACTTCCGCTACAGCTATGTAGACGGCTTCTGTGTCAGCGCGGATGCGGATTTTGTAATTACAGGCGAGATCCATCCCGGCGACACGAAGCCGGAAGGGCCGTTCGGCGACCATCTGGGCTATTACAGCCTGACTCATCCGTTTCCGGTAATGAAGGTGCATAAGGTGTATGCCAAAAAAGGCGCAATCTTCCCCTTCACAGTAGTGGGACGGCCGCCGCAGGAGGACACTGCCTTCGGCGAGCTGATCCATGAGCTGACCGGCAGCGCGATTAAAAATGAGGTGCCCGGTGTAAAAGAAGTGCATGCCGTCGATGCGGCAGGTGTGCATCCGCTGCTGTTCGCAATCGGCAGCGAGCGCTACACACCTTACCAGCAGCTGAAGCAGCCGGCAGAGCTGCTGACGATTGCCAACCGGGTGCTCGGCACCGGCCAGCTCAGTCTGGCTAAATATCTGTTCATCACTGCAGTGGAGGACCGTCCGGTCAGCACGCATGATATCCCTGATTTCCTGACGTATATTCTGGAGCGGATCGACCTGCGGCGGGATATTCATTTTCAGACGAATACGACGATTGATACGCTGGATTACTCGGGAACGGGAATCAACACGGGGAGTAAGGTTGTTTTTGCCGCAGTCGGTGATAAGAAAAGAACCCTGTGCACAGAGGTGCCGGAGGCTCTGGCTTCTCTGGAGGGCTTCGGTGAGGCTAAGCTGGTCCTGCCGGGAATTGTGGCGCTTACGGGCCCTGCATTTACGACCTATGATGATACCGAGCAGGAAATGAGCCGCCTGAGTGCTGTCATTGAAGCGCAGGGAGCGCTTCCCGGGTGCCCGATGATCATTCTGTGCGATGACAGCAGGTTTATCAGCGAGGAGCTGAATAACTTCCTGTGGGCGACCTTTACGCGCAGCAATCCTTCGCATGATATTCACGGTGTGAACAGCAGAATCACGCACAAGCACTGGGCCTGCGATAATGTCATTATCGATGCCCGTGTGAAGCCGCATCAGGCGCCGCCGCTCATTCCGGATCCGGATGTGCAGCGCAATATTGAACGGGTGTTTGCGCAGGGCGGAAGCCTTAGCGGCATCCGCAAGTAA
- a CDS encoding GNAT family N-acetyltransferase has protein sequence MGVLETERLILRRFKPEDARDLYEYLSREDVVKFEPYGVHNEAQCEAEALRRSGDPAFWAVCLKDSGKLIGNLYFQQQQPAAFRTWELGYVFNSGFHGCGYAAEACRRLLDYGFTDLQIRRVTARCNPDNAPSWRLLERLKLRREGFFRETGYFKHDEHGEPKWHDTFAYGLLGREWFSRAEEPVK, from the coding sequence TTGGGAGTATTAGAGACAGAGCGGCTGATATTACGGCGATTTAAGCCTGAGGATGCCAGGGATTTGTATGAGTACCTTTCCAGGGAAGACGTTGTGAAATTTGAGCCATACGGTGTACATAATGAAGCCCAGTGTGAGGCTGAGGCGCTGCGGCGTTCCGGTGATCCGGCGTTTTGGGCCGTTTGCCTGAAGGATTCGGGCAAGCTGATCGGCAACCTGTATTTTCAGCAGCAGCAGCCCGCTGCTTTCCGGACCTGGGAGCTTGGTTATGTGTTTAACAGCGGGTTTCACGGCTGCGGGTATGCGGCGGAAGCCTGCCGGCGGCTGCTGGATTACGGATTCACCGATTTGCAGATACGGCGTGTAACGGCCCGTTGTAATCCGGATAATGCACCGTCATGGCGGCTGCTTGAACGGTTGAAGCTGCGGAGAGAAGGTTTTTTCCGTGAGACCGGTTATTTTAAGCATGATGAGCACGGTGAACCCAAATGGCATGATACCTTTGCGTACGGACTGCTTGGTCGTGAGTGGTTCAGTAGGGCTGAGGAGCCGGTGAAATAA
- a CDS encoding helix-turn-helix transcriptional regulator — MKVNRLLGLVVYLLNRDVVSARALAEKFDVSPRTIQRDMDSIGEAGIPVGSIQGKSGGYYILDSYKMNRQLLQSEDYMYILTALKGLVSGYNSRQAEETVEKMISLSPAGLSSEQPFRLQLDTLREGSGTIHSVEVIEEAIRSRTAVQFQYTDAQQSVSSRYVEPLLLSYRWYAWYLFAYCCGREDYRLFRLSRIREIRNTGQTFIHSHGNAEQLLAAHQDVRPSISIKLACPAGRRVQLEEAFPNARVVEEHGSELILQFSVPETETGWFGILLLNAGSCTVLEPETLRRRLQSHARMILQQYEE; from the coding sequence ATGAAGGTAAACAGGCTGCTGGGCTTAGTGGTATACCTGCTTAACAGGGACGTGGTCAGTGCACGTGCCCTCGCTGAGAAATTTGATGTTTCTCCGCGTACGATTCAGCGTGATATGGACTCGATTGGCGAGGCGGGCATCCCAGTAGGCTCCATACAGGGCAAAAGCGGCGGCTATTATATCCTGGACAGCTACAAAATGAACAGGCAACTGCTCCAGTCAGAGGATTACATGTACATTTTGACTGCGTTAAAGGGGCTGGTCTCAGGCTATAACAGCAGGCAGGCAGAGGAAACGGTAGAAAAAATGATATCCCTGTCCCCGGCGGGACTTTCGTCTGAGCAGCCGTTCCGGCTGCAGCTGGATACGCTGCGTGAAGGCAGTGGAACCATACATTCAGTCGAAGTTATTGAAGAGGCGATCCGCAGCCGGACTGCGGTCCAGTTTCAGTACACGGATGCGCAGCAGTCTGTTTCCAGCCGTTATGTGGAGCCCTTGCTTTTGTCATACAGATGGTATGCCTGGTATCTGTTTGCCTATTGCTGCGGACGTGAGGATTACCGGCTGTTCCGTTTGTCGAGGATCAGGGAAATCCGAAATACCGGTCAGACCTTTATTCATAGTCACGGAAACGCGGAGCAGCTGCTTGCTGCCCATCAGGATGTACGGCCCAGCATCAGCATCAAGCTTGCCTGTCCTGCCGGAAGGAGGGTTCAGCTGGAAGAAGCTTTTCCGAATGCCAGAGTAGTTGAAGAACACGGCTCTGAGCTGATTCTGCAATTCAGTGTGCCTGAGACGGAAACCGGCTGGTTCGGAATCCTGCTGCTGAACGCCGGCTCCTGTACCGTGCTGGAGCCTGAGACGCTGCGCCGGCGGCTGCAGAGCCATGCCCGGATGATTTTGCAGCAATATGAGGAATGA
- a CDS encoding GNAT family N-acetyltransferase: protein MNLGITDPYTCCPVYETGSFSLRLVRMDDAADLLRCYSDPDSHPLFNSDNCHSDFKMTRLEEMERCIEAWLGEYKTRAYVRFSIVEQTSERVIGTVEFFTRKLEQGEEKGEAGILRLDLVSEYEQADVLSEIIELVELQFPQHFTFSGVLTKAVPQAVHRVAVLQRLGYHKLERSRELPYGDYYMKTTG, encoded by the coding sequence ATGAACCTTGGAATTACAGACCCTTATACCTGTTGTCCCGTATATGAAACCGGAAGCTTCAGCCTGAGGCTGGTCCGGATGGACGATGCTGCAGATTTGCTTAGATGCTATAGTGATCCCGATTCCCATCCTCTGTTCAACAGCGACAATTGCCATTCCGATTTCAAGATGACCAGGCTTGAGGAAATGGAGCGTTGTATTGAAGCCTGGCTGGGAGAATATAAGACACGGGCCTATGTGCGGTTCAGTATTGTTGAACAAACGTCTGAGCGGGTAATCGGAACTGTCGAATTTTTTACCAGGAAGCTTGAGCAGGGGGAGGAAAAGGGTGAGGCCGGTATCCTGAGACTTGATCTGGTCTCTGAGTATGAGCAAGCTGATGTGTTATCTGAAATAATAGAGCTGGTAGAGCTTCAGTTTCCGCAGCATTTCACCTTCAGCGGCGTGTTAACCAAGGCGGTTCCGCAGGCGGTGCACCGGGTCGCAGTGCTTCAGAGGCTGGGCTACCATAAGCTGGAGAGAAGCAGAGAGCTGCCTTACGGGGATTATTACATGAAAACTACCGGATAG
- a CDS encoding PAS domain-containing protein, whose product MEKGRIRGLWAALALYILACIWVEIQYSSILWMIIITGGPLLVCCAFWKRGGGSRPELNISRHWIQLAFLLWSAGNLFLTLFPGGLTISFGDEPYSVLLAVMVHIPARVAILFGIVQVYRKLKKRISKLQVLWDQITTVECIVGSVWFIFFQDETFHWMPGGLQSFAVFFYLLVPLLVLAGLTLIWIYMDSSQRTPGCILLISGIALIGTLDLIQALHGGLISSPYIDSLYRLSIAGIAASGMMGTLQISKSEPAAVPENNPRMLKGGILFLMYPVMIVLLKGFSVYVFLYFTIIIMAYFIVRLYAKQTIAAKKMLETEREYNEKLRLYLNVIEQAPMSILITDKDRQIEYINPYFTEVTGYPKEEILGKTPSLLKTDKTRRETYNQLNETLEAGGKWHGEFVNRKKNGEEYTEAVLVSSIKNDSGEVTHYVGIKEDISEYKRMRKELSDQLYFTSQLIDTLPHPLFYIDERQCFLGCNAAYEQAFQVSRSRLAGIPMSMLPHLPEDGYRNLSEMMTEVAATGRSSNRQIIRTFASGEEHHILYSLSAYRLSDYSVGGYLGIMTDISDLKHKEKEIIDNRNFLDAIISHMPLMITVKDAQHLKIFKANQASADFLGIAPEQLVGLDLQTVFPEEIARKLMDADKRVIATGQSFSEIEIIPDDGEHCNLRYVLTTKLPIMDAEGQPLYLLSVSEDITDAKRQEAELKSALNLAEEATAAKSQFLANMSHEIRTPMNAIIGMAYLALKTGLNPVQQDYISKIHNAGTSLLGIINEILDFSKVESGKLELENTDFTLMEVITGALDLSSQTAGEKGLQLLCTIQPEVPAKLSGDPLRLGQIITNLLSNAIKFTEEGEISIAVELNSVIDSRVKLQISVHDTGIGMSKETESKVFQAFTQADSSTTRRFGGTGLGLAISRKLVENMGGSLWVDSVEGQGSTFAFTAWFDLVQNAASPVLLLPEAASPVQEKDYRLAGTRVLVAEDNEINRQIAAELLRSQGMLPDLAVNGAEAVRLIEAMPADRPYGIVLMDLQMPEMDGFEAAARIRELSPGLPVIAMTARTMQEERERSFASGMNGHIAKPVDPDILFTKISRWVTDGAVRQAGASGEVSLEASTEASANARIDTGALSILRLGGIDTAGGLNRVGHNRTLYSSLLLKYADSQHEMVQSLREALRKEEAAAAERLAHNLRGVSGNLGVTEVERLAGSLVEMFSRDAGPEVLEELLRRLEAAVQESSGTIIKQLGSNRRSAVPEEERGQLTVPRVQLLERLLELLLDDDSEAVDYYADIRGTVARLIDPADLQRLERSLGRFEYEEAVEITRQAILESHYEQRLM is encoded by the coding sequence ATGGAGAAAGGCAGGATACGCGGGCTATGGGCAGCTCTGGCGCTGTACATATTGGCCTGTATCTGGGTAGAGATCCAATACAGCAGCATACTGTGGATGATCATTATAACAGGCGGACCGCTGCTGGTCTGCTGTGCATTTTGGAAAAGAGGGGGCGGCAGCAGGCCGGAGTTAAATATATCACGCCACTGGATTCAGCTTGCGTTTCTGCTGTGGTCAGCGGGCAATCTGTTTCTGACTCTGTTTCCGGGAGGCCTGACCATTTCCTTCGGAGATGAGCCGTACAGCGTGCTGCTGGCGGTAATGGTGCATATTCCGGCAAGAGTCGCGATTCTGTTCGGCATTGTACAGGTTTACAGGAAGCTGAAAAAGCGGATAAGTAAACTGCAGGTTCTATGGGACCAGATTACAACTGTAGAGTGCATTGTGGGCAGTGTATGGTTTATCTTTTTTCAGGACGAAACCTTTCACTGGATGCCGGGCGGCCTGCAGTCGTTCGCCGTCTTCTTTTATCTGCTTGTACCGCTGCTGGTGCTGGCCGGACTTACTCTGATCTGGATCTATATGGACAGCAGCCAGCGCACACCCGGCTGTATCCTGCTGATTTCGGGGATCGCCCTGATCGGGACGCTCGATCTCATCCAGGCGCTGCACGGCGGACTAATCTCAAGTCCATACATAGACAGCCTGTACCGGCTCTCCATCGCAGGAATAGCAGCCAGCGGTATGATGGGGACGCTGCAGATTAGCAAATCGGAACCCGCAGCAGTACCGGAGAATAATCCGCGGATGCTGAAGGGCGGGATCCTCTTTTTAATGTATCCAGTGATGATTGTGCTGCTGAAAGGCTTCTCTGTATACGTGTTTCTGTATTTTACGATCATCATTATGGCTTATTTCATTGTAAGACTATATGCCAAGCAGACCATCGCCGCCAAAAAAATGCTGGAAACCGAAAGGGAGTACAACGAGAAGCTTCGCCTCTATCTGAATGTTATTGAGCAGGCGCCGATGTCTATTCTGATTACGGACAAGGACAGGCAGATTGAATATATCAATCCCTATTTTACTGAGGTGACGGGATACCCTAAGGAGGAAATTCTCGGCAAGACACCCTCCCTCCTGAAGACTGACAAGACCAGGCGTGAGACCTATAACCAATTAAATGAAACGCTGGAGGCAGGGGGGAAATGGCACGGGGAATTTGTTAACCGTAAAAAGAACGGTGAGGAATATACGGAAGCGGTGCTCGTCTCCTCCATTAAAAATGACAGCGGTGAAGTCACGCACTACGTCGGCATTAAAGAGGATATTTCTGAATACAAACGGATGAGAAAAGAGCTGTCTGACCAGCTGTACTTCACCTCACAGTTAATTGATACGCTGCCGCATCCGCTTTTTTATATCGATGAACGGCAGTGCTTTCTCGGCTGTAATGCCGCTTATGAGCAGGCCTTTCAGGTGTCGCGTAGCAGGCTGGCCGGTATTCCGATGAGCATGCTGCCGCATTTGCCGGAGGACGGGTACCGCAATCTGAGCGAGATGATGACTGAAGTGGCGGCGACCGGCAGATCCTCGAACCGGCAGATTATCAGGACCTTTGCTTCGGGGGAGGAGCACCACATTCTGTATTCCCTGTCTGCCTACCGCTTGTCCGATTATTCGGTCGGCGGGTACCTGGGGATTATGACCGATATCAGCGATCTGAAGCATAAGGAAAAAGAGATTATCGATAACCGCAATTTCCTTGATGCCATCATCAGCCATATGCCGCTCATGATAACGGTGAAGGATGCGCAGCACCTGAAGATTTTTAAGGCTAATCAGGCCAGTGCGGATTTCCTGGGCATAGCGCCTGAGCAGCTGGTAGGCCTGGATCTGCAGACGGTGTTCCCTGAGGAGATTGCCCGCAAGCTGATGGATGCGGATAAAAGAGTAATCGCCACCGGTCAGTCCTTCAGCGAAATCGAGATTATTCCCGACGACGGTGAGCACTGCAATCTCAGATATGTACTGACCACCAAGCTGCCGATCATGGATGCCGAGGGGCAGCCGCTCTACCTGCTAAGCGTATCGGAGGATATTACTGATGCCAAACGGCAGGAGGCGGAGCTGAAATCTGCACTTAATCTGGCGGAAGAAGCAACAGCTGCCAAGTCACAGTTTCTGGCGAACATGAGCCATGAGATCCGTACACCGATGAATGCGATTATCGGAATGGCCTATCTGGCGCTAAAGACCGGCCTTAACCCTGTTCAGCAGGATTATATCTCCAAAATTCATAACGCCGGCACCTCACTGCTGGGCATTATTAATGAAATTCTTGATTTTTCAAAGGTGGAATCAGGCAAGCTGGAGCTGGAGAACACGGACTTTACACTTATGGAGGTCATCACCGGGGCACTGGATCTGTCCAGCCAGACGGCCGGGGAAAAGGGGCTGCAGCTGCTCTGTACAATCCAGCCTGAGGTGCCCGCCAAGCTCAGCGGTGACCCGCTGCGTCTGGGACAGATTATTACGAACCTGCTGAGCAACGCGATTAAATTCACCGAGGAGGGTGAGATTTCGATTGCAGTTGAGCTGAACAGCGTGATTGACAGCAGGGTCAAGCTGCAGATCAGCGTACACGACACCGGCATCGGCATGAGTAAAGAGACGGAGAGCAAGGTGTTTCAGGCCTTTACCCAGGCTGACAGCTCGACAACGCGGAGGTTTGGCGGAACGGGACTGGGGCTGGCTATCAGCCGCAAGCTGGTAGAAAATATGGGCGGCAGCCTGTGGGTGGACAGTGTGGAGGGGCAGGGCAGCACCTTTGCATTTACCGCCTGGTTTGATCTGGTGCAGAATGCGGCTTCCCCGGTTCTGCTGCTGCCGGAAGCGGCTTCCCCGGTTCAGGAAAAGGATTACAGGCTGGCCGGAACCCGGGTGCTGGTAGCCGAAGACAATGAAATTAACCGGCAGATTGCCGCTGAGCTGCTGAGAAGCCAGGGAATGCTGCCGGATCTGGCAGTGAACGGGGCTGAAGCAGTGCGGTTGATAGAAGCGATGCCTGCGGACCGGCCTTACGGCATCGTCCTGATGGATCTGCAGATGCCGGAGATGGACGGCTTCGAGGCGGCGGCGAGAATCCGCGAGCTGTCTCCGGGACTGCCGGTAATCGCCATGACGGCCCGGACGATGCAGGAGGAGCGGGAGCGCAGCTTTGCTTCAGGCATGAACGGGCATATCGCCAAGCCGGTTGACCCGGATATCCTGTTCACGAAGATCAGCAGATGGGTTACAGACGGGGCTGTCCGGCAGGCTGGTGCGAGTGGGGAAGTGAGTCTGGAAGCAAGTACAGAGGCAAGTGCTAATGCAAGGATTGACACCGGTGCGTTGTCTATCCTGCGGCTCGGCGGGATTGATACAGCGGGCGGTCTGAACCGGGTGGGGCACAACCGGACATTATACAGCAGCCTGCTGCTGAAATATGCGGACAGCCAGCATGAAATGGTTCAGTCTTTGCGTGAGGCGCTCCGGAAGGAGGAGGCTGCAGCAGCGGAAAGGCTTGCCCATAACCTGAGAGGGGTATCGGGCAATCTCGGGGTTACCGAGGTAGAGAGGCTGGCCGGTAGCCTGGTTGAAATGTTCAGCCGGGACGCAGGGCCGGAGGTGCTGGAGGAGCTGCTGCGCAGGCTGGAAGCAGCCGTACAGGAAAGCTCCGGGACAATCATCAAGCAGTTGGGCAGCAACCGGCGTTCAGCAGTGCCGGAGGAGGAGAGGGGACAGCTGACGGTCCCGCGGGTGCAATTGCTTGAGCGCCTGCTGGAGCTGCTGTTGGATGATGACAGTGAAGCTGTTGATTATTATGCCGATATAAGGGGTACGGTGGCCCGCCTGATAGATCCGGCTGATCTGCAGCGGCTGGAGCGCAGTCTTGGCCGGTTTGAATATGAGGAGGCTGTGGAAATTACCCGGCAGGCTATCCTTGAAAGTCATTATGAACAGAGGTTGATGTAA
- a CDS encoding response regulator, whose protein sequence is MLDLRPVILVVDDTPDNIALLSGLLKECYKVKVATNGEKALQIAKAAPPDLILLDIMMPGMDGYETCRRLMEDEVLREIPVIFLTAKEEVEDENKGFDSGAVDYITKPISAPILLSRVKTHLTLKRSKDFLADKNQYLEAEISRRIQEISLIQEVSVMAMAALAEMRDPETGNHIQRTKLYIKELATGLGRTEKYADVLSPEHISLIVTSAPLHDIGKVGIPDHILLKPGKLTDEEYEVMKTHTTQGRDAVLRAERLMNSTETFLRFAKEIVYSHHEKWDGTGYPQGLTGDAIPLSARLMAVADVYDALTSKRVYKEAMSHEQAVDIIVGDAGRHFDPDIVEIFVKCSQKFQEISDRY, encoded by the coding sequence ATGCTGGATTTAAGACCTGTTATATTAGTCGTTGACGACACGCCGGACAATATTGCGCTGCTCAGCGGCCTGCTGAAGGAATGCTACAAGGTGAAGGTCGCTACAAACGGCGAAAAAGCGCTGCAGATTGCCAAGGCTGCTCCCCCAGATCTGATTCTGCTGGATATTATGATGCCGGGTATGGACGGTTACGAAACCTGCCGCAGGCTAATGGAGGATGAGGTGCTGAGGGAGATACCGGTGATTTTTCTGACCGCAAAAGAAGAGGTGGAGGATGAGAACAAGGGCTTCGATTCCGGTGCGGTCGATTATATTACCAAGCCGATCAGTGCGCCGATCCTCCTCTCGCGCGTGAAGACACATCTGACACTGAAGCGCTCCAAGGATTTTCTTGCAGACAAAAACCAGTATCTCGAAGCAGAAATCTCCCGGCGGATCCAGGAAATATCGCTGATCCAGGAGGTCTCGGTCATGGCGATGGCGGCGCTGGCGGAAATGCGTGATCCGGAAACGGGCAATCATATTCAAAGAACCAAGCTGTATATCAAGGAGCTGGCAACCGGGCTGGGCCGAACGGAAAAATATGCGGACGTCCTCAGCCCCGAGCATATCAGCCTGATTGTTACCTCGGCACCGCTGCATGACATCGGCAAGGTGGGCATCCCGGACCATATTCTTCTCAAGCCGGGCAAGCTGACAGACGAAGAATATGAAGTGATGAAGACACACACAACCCAGGGCCGGGATGCGGTCCTGCGTGCCGAGCGGCTGATGAACAGCACCGAAACCTTTCTGCGGTTTGCCAAGGAAATCGTCTATTCCCATCATGAGAAATGGGACGGTACCGGCTATCCGCAAGGACTGACCGGTGATGCAATCCCGTTGTCCGCAAGGCTGATGGCGGTTGCTGATGTGTACGATGCGCTAACCAGCAAGCGCGTCTACAAGGAGGCGATGAGCCATGAGCAGGCAGTCGATATTATTGTCGGGGATGCCGGCCGGCATTTCGACCCCGATATCGTAGAGATTTTTGTGAAATGCAGCCAGAAGTTTCAGGAGATTTCTGACCGGTACTAG